The Lycium ferocissimum isolate CSIRO_LF1 chromosome 10, AGI_CSIRO_Lferr_CH_V1, whole genome shotgun sequence genome window below encodes:
- the LOC132034064 gene encoding amino acid permease 3-like, giving the protein MNMGDTNNVVSSKHQVFDLSVNVNESKCFDDDGRLKRTGSVWTASAHIITAVIGSGVLSLAWAVAQLGWIAGPIVMLLFSFITYYTSALLSDCYRSGDPVSGKRNYTYMDAVQANLGGLQVKICGWIQYVNLFGVAIGYTIASSISMMAIKRSDCFHKHGHKAPCLVPSTPYMIMFGVIEIVFSQIPDFDQIWWLSIVAAVMSFTYSTIGLGLGIAQVAETGKIGGSLTGISIGTVTEMEKIWKTFQALGAIAFAYSYSLILIEIQDTLKSPPSEAKTMKNATLISVAVTTLFYMLCGCFGYAAFGDLAPGNLLTGFGFYNPYWLLDIANVAIVVHLVGAYQVYCQPLFAFIEKTAAEWYPNSKFITKDISFSLPGYKSYNLNLFRLVWRTIFVIITTVISMLLPFFNDIVGILGAFGFWPLTVYFPVEMYIVQKKIPKWSTKWLSLQILSVACLIISIAAAAGSFAGVVSDLQVYKPFKTSY; this is encoded by the exons ATGAAT ATGGGAGATACCAACAACGTTGTTTCATCAAAGCACCAAGTGTTCGACCTTTCTGTCAATGTCAATGAATCCAAATGCTTTGACGATGATGGCCGTCTCAAAAGAactg GGAGTGTCTGGACAGCAAGTGCTCATATCATAACAGCTGTAATTGGTTCAGGAGTTTTGTCTTTGGCTTGGGCAGTAGCTCAGCTTGGTTGGATTGCTGGTCCTATTGTTATGCTTTTGTTCTCTTTTATTACTTATTACACCTCTGCTCTTCTTTCCGATTGCTACCGCTCTGGTGATCCCGTTTCTGGCAAGAGAAACTATACTTATATGGATGCTGTACAAGCCAATCTTG GTGGTCTCCAAGTCAAGATTTGTGGATGGATTCAGTATGTGAATCTGTTTGGAGTTGCTATTGGATACACAATTGCATCTTCAATTAGCATGAT GGCTATTAAAAGATCAGATTGTTTTCATAAACATGGTCATAAAGCACCTTGTCTCGTACCAAGCACTCCATACATGATCATGTTTGGAGTAATAGAAATCGTTTTCTCACAAATCCCAGATTTTGATCAGATTTGGTGGCTCTCAATTGTTGCTGCTGTCATGTCCTTCACTTACTCTACTATTGGTCTAGGCTTAGGAATTGCTCAAGTGGCAG AAACTGGAAAAATTGGAGGAAGTCTTACTGGAATTAGCATTGGAACTGTGACTGAAATGGAAAAGATTTGGAAAACTTTCCAAGCACTTGGAGCTATTGCTTTTGCCTATTCCTACTCCCTCATCCTTATTGAGATTCAG GATACACTCAAATCCCCACCATCAGAAGCCAAGACAATGAAAAATGCAACTCTAATTAGTGTAGCAGTAACAACACTTTTCTACATGCTTTGTGGCTGCTTTGGCTATGCAGCATTTGGAGACCTTGCTCCTGGAAACTTATTAACCGGTTTCGGATTCTACAACCCTTATTGGCTACTCGATATAGCCAACGTAGCCATCGTCGTACACCTTGTAGGTGCATACCAAGTTTACTGCCAACCTCTTTTCGCCTTCATTGAAAAAACAGCAGCAGAATGGTACCCTAACAGTAAATTCATCACCAAGGATATTAGTTTCTCGCTCCCGGGCTATAAATCCTACAACCTCAACCTTTTCCGACTAGTATGGAGGACGATTTTCGTCATCATCACCACGGTTATCTCTATGCTATTGCCATTCTTCAACGACATCGTTGGAATCCTTGGAGCATTTGGATTTTGGCCTTTGACTGTTTATTTTCCAGTGGAAATGTACATTGTACAAAAGAAGATACCAAAATGGAGCACAAAATGGCTCAGTCTTCAAATACTCAGTGTTGCTTGCCTTATTATCTCAATTGCTGCAGCTGCTGGTTCTTTTGCTGGTGTTGTATCTGATCTACAAGTTTACAAGCCTTTCAAGACTAGTTActga